The Nodularia sp. LEGE 06071 genome window below encodes:
- a CDS encoding tyrosine-type recombinase/integrase, with product MKNDRSGKAAVLTDNDYSKLRRNIKSVKYKLLLDLAWYTGERWGALVQLRVSDVYHADGTPRDVITFRAVTRKKRTDGKSDTRQVPVHPILFENLRLFAPGASPWLFPNRDGDKSVTWRNVYAVFMKAVENAGLTAKGISTHSTRRSFITKLHNNGVATATIKKITGHRDFKSLEGYIEIGSNEIKGAINTL from the coding sequence ATGAAAAATGACCGCAGTGGGAAAGCAGCCGTATTGACCGACAATGATTATTCAAAACTGAGAAGAAATATTAAATCTGTTAAATATAAATTACTATTAGATTTGGCTTGGTACACCGGGGAAAGATGGGGCGCTTTGGTACAGCTGCGGGTGAGTGATGTCTACCATGCAGATGGGACTCCCAGAGATGTGATCACTTTCCGGGCTGTAACTAGAAAAAAACGCACTGACGGTAAGTCCGATACTCGTCAAGTACCAGTCCACCCAATCTTATTTGAAAACCTGCGGTTGTTTGCGCCAGGCGCTAGTCCCTGGTTATTTCCGAACAGGGATGGGGATAAGTCCGTGACTTGGAGAAATGTCTATGCGGTGTTTATGAAAGCTGTTGAAAATGCTGGGCTAACGGCCAAGGGCATCAGCACTCACTCCACCCGCAGAAGTTTTATCACGAAGCTGCACAACAACGGTGTAGCTACAGCCACCATTAAGAAAATTACCGGGCACAGGGATTTTAAATCCCTAGAAGGATATATAGAAATTGGTTCTAATGAAATCAAGGGAGCGATAAACACCCTATAA